A DNA window from Hordeum vulgare subsp. vulgare chromosome 1H, MorexV3_pseudomolecules_assembly, whole genome shotgun sequence contains the following coding sequences:
- the LOC123440879 gene encoding uncharacterized protein LOC123440879, translating to MAMSCHPSRTSVCLALAVAICVFLPGCFSSKIALEIFERACHCFDDHNVYNECAAELRMGVEGAFHVGRESVDEYCGGACFAETELALRCVEEIAHDGFRFSNGASLFAVKQALGTGCSYTPERGTFDIRERRECGDEYGYGYHGTHEQLGYGEEGDDRQYEYPDGAFGNYCSGATGGGPVRMLLLASFLASASVALLLAV from the exons ATGGCAATGTCTTGTCACCCCTCTCGAACCAGTGTCTGCTTGGCCCTGGCCGTTGCCATTTGCGTCTTCCTCCCAGGCTGCTTCTCCA GCAAAATTGCCCTGGAGATCTTCGAGAGGGCGTGCCACTGCTTCGATGACCACAAT GTGTACAACGAGTGTGCGGCGGAGCTTCGGATGGGCGTGGAGGGGGCGTTCCACGTGGGGCGGGAGAGCGTGGACGAGTACTGCGGCGGGGCCTGCTTCGCCGAGACGGAGTTGGCGCTCCGGTGCGTGGAGGAGATCGCCCACGACGGCTTCAGGTTCTCCAACGGCGCCTCGCTATTCGCCGTGAAGCAGGCGCTCGGCACCGGCTGCAGCTACACGCCCGAAAGAGGAACCTTCGACATACGTGAGCGCAGGGAGTGCGGCGACGAGTATGGATACGGCTACCACGGCACGCACGAGCAGCTCGGCTACGGTGAAGAGGGCGACGACCGGCAGTACGAGTACCCGGACGGCGCGTTCGGCAACTACTGCTCCGGCGCCACCGGCGGCGGCCCGGTGCGGATGCTCCTCCTCGCCTCCTTCCTTGCCTCCGCGTCGGTAGCACTGCTTCTTGCCGTCTGA
- the LOC123440868 gene encoding nicotinamide adenine dinucleotide transporter 1, chloroplastic: MPVDVGTSPATASVPPPAASSSPHHHHPATPARSALSHAVAGASAGVIAATFVCPLDVIKTRFQVHGWPKLAPGTIGGSVIVGSLQQIARREGFRGLYRGLSPTILALLPNWAVYFTVYEQLKSMLASNEGSHQLSLGANVIAASCAGAATTIATNPLWVVKTRFQTQGVRAGATIPYKGTVAALTRIAHEEGIRGLYSGLVPALAGITHVAIQFPVYEKIKAYLAERDNTTVEALSFGDVAVASSLAKLAASTLTYPHEVVRSRLQDQGAHSEARYRGVIDCVRKVYHAEGVAGFYRGCATNLLRTTPAAVITFTSFEMIHRFLLNLGPPEPEQHHPQPLKH, translated from the exons ATGCCGGTCGACGTGGGGACCTCGCCGGCGACCGCGTCCGTGCCGCCGCCGGCCGCGTCCTCTTCGCCGCACCACCACCATCCCGCCACCCCCGCCCGCAGCGCCCTCTCCCACGCCGTCGCGGGCGCCTCCGCCG GTGTGATAGCGGCGACCTTCGTGTGCCCGCTCGATGTCATCAAGACGAGGTTCCAGGTGCACGGCTGGCCTAAGCTAGCCCCTGGCACAATCGGAG GTAGTGTCATTGTTGGGAGCTTACAACAGATTGCTAGACGGGAAGGCTTTCGGGGATTGTATCGTGGTCTTTCCCCGACTATTCTGGCGCTTTTGCCTAACTGGGCA GTCTACTTTACTGTATACGAGCAGCTTAAAAGCATGCTTGCTTCCAACG AAGGAAGCCATCAACTCTCTCTAGGGGCAAATGTTATTGCTGCATCATGTGCTGGAGCTGCAACTACAATAGCAACAAATCCACTTTGGGTTGTCAAGACAAGATTTCAG ACCCAAGGAGTAAGAGCTGGTGCGACGATCCCATACAAAGGTACAGTTGCTGCATTGACAAGAATAGCACACGAGGAAGGTATCCGTGGACTATACAG TGGACTCGTCCCTGCATTGGCTGGTATCACTCATGTTGCCATTCAGTTTCCTGTATACGAGAAGATAAAAGCTTACCTGGCTGAGCGAG ATAACACTACTGTTGAAGCATTAAGCTTTGGTGATGTCGCTGTTGCTTCATCTCTGGCAAAACTAGCTGCCTCAACCTTAACATATCCTCATGAG GTTGTTCGATCAAGGTTGCAAGATCAGGGAGCACACTCCGAGGCAAGATACCGAGGGGTAATAGACTGTGTTAGAAAGGTTTATCACGCAGAGGGTGTAGCTGGGTTCTACCGTGGATGCGCCACAAATCTGTTGCGGACAACTCCTGCTGCAGTTATTACATTCACCAGCTTCGAGATGATTCACAGGTTCCTTCTCAATCTAGGCCCTCCTGAACCTGAACAACATCATCCCCAGCCGCTGAAGCATTGA